The DNA region ATCGCCCCCGCCGAGGTGCGCGAGCGGCTCGCGGCGCTCGCGCTGCAGCTGGCGACCCGCCACTCGGCCGAGGACGCCTGCGACCCGCGCCGCGAGAAGTGCCTCACCCCCCCGGCTCCCGTCTGGCAGGACGATGGGCGCTGGTAGCGCTCCGCGCCCCGGTGGCCGTGCCCCGCCCACCCCGGCTGTGGTACCAGGGTGCACTGTGAGCTCATCGGGCGAAGGGGCGGCGCCGCGCTGGCGGCTGGAGTTGCTCGGAGGCGCTGCGCTGCAGGGCGTGGCCGCGGGGGGCGCGGAGGCCGTGCGCCTGCCGCTGGACCTGCGCCCCGCGGCGCTGCTCGCGCTGCTCACCCTGGAGGGGCCGCAGCCGCGCGCCCGGCTCGCGAGCCTGCTCTGGCCCGCCTCCCCCGAGACCACCGCGCGCAACAACCTGCGCCAGCTGCTGCGGCGGCTGCGCCAGGCGGCGGGCGAGGAGCTGGTGGAGGACGTGGAGGGCCGGCTGCGGCTCTCCCCGCAGGTGGCGGTGGACGCCGCCGAGCTGGAGCTGCACGCCACCGCCGGGCGCTACGCGGACGTCGCGCGCCAGGAGGGCGAGCTCCTGTGGGGCCTCGACTACGACGCCCTGCCCGAGCTGGGCGACTGGGTGCACGCCCAGCGCGAGCACCTGCGCGGCGTGCGCGCCGGCGCCCTGGAGCAGGAGGCGGCGCGGCTCGAGCGCGCGGGGGCGCTGCACCCGGCGCTCGAGTGGAACGCGCGCCTGCTGGAGCTCGCCCCGGCGCAGGAGGCGGCGCACCGGCGCAGCATGCGCCTGCACGCGGCGCTGGGCGACCGCGCCGCCGCGCTGCGCGCCTTCGACCGCTGCCGCCTCGCGCTGCAGCGCGAGCTGGACCTGGAGCCCTCCGAGGAGACGCGGGCGCTCGCGCGCGACATCGAGCGCGGCCGCGCCGGGCGCAGCGACCCGGGCGCCCCGGCCGCCGCCCCCGCGGCCCCCCGCGCGGCCCTGCTGCCCACCGCCATCCTCCGCCCGCCGGTGCTCGCAGGGCGCGCGCGGGTGTGGGCGCAGCTCAACGCCGCGTGGGAGGCGCGCCAGTCCGTCTTCCTCTACGGCGAGCCGGGCTCGGGCAAGACGCGCCTGCTCACCGAGTTCCTCGCCTCCCGCGGCGAGGACACGCTGCTCGTCCCCGGCCGCCCCGGCGACGCGCTGGTGCCCTACTCCACCTCCGTGCGCCTGTGGCGAAAGCTGCTCGCGCGCAGGCCCGGGGCGGCCCTTCCCTCGTGGGCGCGCCGCGAGCTCGCGCAGCTGGTGCCCGAGCTGAGCGAGGAGGTGCCCTCGCGCGGCGGCGAGACGGACAAGGCGCGCCTCTTCGAGAGCCTGGTGGAGCTGATGCGCCACACGGCGGACGGGCTCGGCGCCATCGTCACGGACGACCTGCAGTACATCGACACCAGCAGCATGGAGACCGCGGGCTACCTGCTCGCGCGCCAGGCAGAGGGGATGGAGCTGCCGCGCTTCATGACCGGCATCCGCTCGCACGAGCTCGCCCCGGAGATGGAGGCGCAGGTGCAGCGCCTGGTGGACGCGGGGCTCGCGGTGCGCCTGCACGTGGAGCCGCTCACGGCCGAGGAGGTCGTGGAGATGGTGCGCGGCCTCGGCCCCGCGTTCGGGGACGCGGACGCGCTCGCGCCGCTGCTCACGCGCCACACCGGCGGAAATCCCCTCTTCGTGGTGGAGACGCTCAAGAGCCTCATGGAGAGCGGGGAGCTCTCCGCGCGG from Aggregicoccus sp. 17bor-14 includes:
- a CDS encoding AAA family ATPase codes for the protein MSSSGEGAAPRWRLELLGGAALQGVAAGGAEAVRLPLDLRPAALLALLTLEGPQPRARLASLLWPASPETTARNNLRQLLRRLRQAAGEELVEDVEGRLRLSPQVAVDAAELELHATAGRYADVARQEGELLWGLDYDALPELGDWVHAQREHLRGVRAGALEQEAARLERAGALHPALEWNARLLELAPAQEAAHRRSMRLHAALGDRAAALRAFDRCRLALQRELDLEPSEETRALARDIERGRAGRSDPGAPAAAPAAPRAALLPTAILRPPVLAGRARVWAQLNAAWEARQSVFLYGEPGSGKTRLLTEFLASRGEDTLLVPGRPGDALVPYSTSVRLWRKLLARRPGAALPSWARRELAQLVPELSEEVPSRGGETDKARLFESLVELMRHTADGLGAIVTDDLQYIDTSSMETAGYLLARQAEGMELPRFMTGIRSHELAPEMEAQVQRLVDAGLAVRLHVEPLTAEEVVEMVRGLGPAFGDADALAPLLTRHTGGNPLFVVETLKSLMESGELSARLPERLPLSSRVEPVLSRRLKRLSLPALQLARLVAVAKDDFSPELAEEVLGVAPLDVAGYWQELLDGQFMRERWFTHDLLYEAVLREMPAPVRRWFHRRVAEALEARALPPSRIAPHWHEAGEVERAH